In one window of Comamonas testosteroni DNA:
- a CDS encoding alpha/beta hydrolase: MTPTIETSDIATPDSLDVGRRRLLKMTTTGIAPAGVGAIAATPAHAQPQTQPAVKLTEKWDKVFPQSDEVQHKKITFQNRYGITLAGDLYQPKNTSGKLAALAVSGPFGAVKEQSSGLYAQTMAERGFITLAFDPSYTGESSGTPRNVASPDISVEDFSAAVDCLGLLPNVDRERIGIIGICGWGGMALSAAAVDKRIKAVVASTMYDMTRVMSKGYNDSVTLEQRTQMLEQLGQQRWKDAEAGKPAYQPPYNELKGGEAQFLIEYADYYRTPRGYHPRAVNSGNAWTITTPLPFMNLPILSYIREIAPRPILLVHGEKAHSRYFSETAYEAAAEPKELVIVPGAGHVDLYDQMDKIPFEQLTVFFQQNLATTA, translated from the coding sequence ATGACCCCAACCATTGAAACAAGCGACATCGCCACGCCGGATAGCCTGGACGTGGGCCGCCGTAGATTGCTGAAGATGACCACCACCGGTATCGCTCCTGCGGGTGTCGGTGCCATTGCTGCCACACCGGCACACGCACAACCACAAACGCAGCCGGCCGTGAAGCTCACCGAGAAGTGGGACAAGGTGTTTCCCCAAAGCGACGAAGTTCAGCATAAGAAGATCACCTTCCAAAACCGCTACGGCATCACCCTGGCTGGCGACCTGTACCAGCCGAAGAACACCAGTGGCAAGCTCGCGGCGTTGGCCGTCAGCGGCCCGTTCGGTGCCGTGAAGGAACAGTCCTCCGGCCTGTACGCGCAGACCATGGCCGAGCGCGGCTTCATTACGCTGGCGTTTGACCCGTCCTACACTGGAGAAAGCAGCGGCACGCCGCGCAATGTCGCCTCGCCCGACATCAGCGTCGAGGACTTCAGCGCGGCGGTAGATTGCCTGGGCCTGCTGCCAAATGTGGACCGTGAGCGCATCGGCATCATCGGTATCTGCGGCTGGGGTGGCATGGCGCTGAGCGCTGCCGCAGTGGACAAGCGCATCAAGGCCGTTGTGGCCAGCACCATGTATGACATGACCCGTGTTATGTCCAAGGGCTACAACGACAGCGTGACCCTGGAACAGCGCACGCAGATGCTGGAGCAACTGGGCCAGCAGCGCTGGAAAGACGCCGAGGCCGGCAAGCCCGCCTATCAGCCACCCTACAACGAGCTCAAGGGCGGCGAGGCGCAGTTCCTTATCGAGTACGCCGACTACTACCGCACGCCGCGCGGCTACCACCCGCGCGCGGTCAACTCCGGCAACGCCTGGACAATCACCACGCCGCTTCCATTCATGAACCTGCCCATCCTCAGCTATATCCGGGAAATTGCGCCGCGACCGATCCTTCTGGTCCATGGCGAGAAGGCGCATTCACGCTACTTCAGCGAAACCGCCTACGAGGCGGCGGCCGAACCGAAGGAGCTAGTGATCGTTCCAGGTGCCGGCCACGTGGACCTGTACGACCAGATGGACAAGATTCCGTTCGAACAGTTGACGGTGTTCTTCCAGCAGAACCTGGCCACCACTGCGTAG
- a CDS encoding LysR family transcriptional regulator: MARRNLNDLLAFVTVAREGSFTRAAAALGVTQSALSQTIRALEERLQIRLLTRTTRSVSPTSAGERLMQAIGNRFDEIEAELDALTELRDKPAGTVRITCGDYVLHSVLLPKLTPLLREYPDIKLEFDVNYGLRDIVADRFDAGVRLGKTIDKDMIAVPIGPPMRLAVVASPDYFEAHGKPKVPQDLMKHRCINQRMQSSGGLYVWDFERRGQQMNVRVDGQLIFNTTQPQVDAALAGLGITLLPEDELMPYLEDGRLVRVLEDWCPKFEGYHLYYPSRRQPSPAFTLVVQALRITTPCSTKR; the protein is encoded by the coding sequence ATGGCTCGACGCAACCTCAACGATCTGCTGGCCTTCGTCACCGTCGCACGCGAAGGCAGCTTTACCCGCGCCGCCGCGGCGCTCGGGGTGACGCAGTCCGCCCTGAGCCAGACCATCCGCGCGCTGGAGGAGCGCCTGCAGATCCGGCTGCTCACACGAACCACTCGCAGCGTCTCTCCGACTTCGGCGGGCGAGCGGCTGATGCAGGCCATCGGCAACCGCTTCGATGAGATCGAAGCTGAGCTTGATGCCTTGACCGAGCTGCGTGACAAGCCAGCTGGCACCGTGCGCATCACCTGCGGTGACTATGTGCTGCACAGCGTGCTGCTGCCCAAGCTCACGCCGTTGCTGCGCGAGTACCCCGACATCAAGCTGGAGTTCGATGTGAACTACGGCTTGCGCGACATCGTCGCGGATCGCTTCGACGCTGGCGTGCGTCTGGGAAAGACCATTGACAAGGACATGATCGCAGTGCCCATCGGGCCGCCCATGCGCCTGGCGGTGGTGGCTTCGCCGGACTACTTCGAGGCTCACGGAAAACCCAAGGTGCCCCAGGATCTGATGAAGCATCGGTGCATCAACCAGCGCATGCAAAGCTCCGGTGGCCTCTATGTCTGGGATTTCGAGCGCCGCGGCCAGCAGATGAATGTGCGCGTGGATGGGCAGCTGATCTTCAATACCACCCAGCCCCAGGTGGACGCTGCGCTGGCCGGGCTGGGCATCACACTGCTGCCGGAAGATGAGCTGATGCCGTACCTAGAAGATGGCCGGCTCGTGCGTGTGCTTGAGGACTGGTGCCCGAAATTCGAAGGCTACCATCTGTACTACCCCAGCAGGCGCCAGCCATCACCGGCATTCACGCTGGTGGTGCAAGCGCTGAGAATCACCACTCCTTGTTCAACCAAGCGGTGA
- a CDS encoding cyclophilin-like fold protein yields MKKPAPTLAWRREMLALLIGSCLGLAACTPGNSDAQTPAPRMPSKDSTMKIRLIVGEQVATATLYDNATARDFASLLPLTLTMEDYDTIERVSSLPRKLSTQGAPEGMAPAAGELTHYAPWGNLAIFIKLRSYSRSLLPLGKVDEGLSILSRPGPYMVHIERVEP; encoded by the coding sequence ATGAAAAAGCCAGCCCCCACTCTCGCTTGGCGGCGCGAAATGCTCGCGCTGCTGATCGGCTCGTGCCTCGGGTTGGCTGCCTGCACCCCTGGCAACTCGGACGCCCAGACACCAGCGCCGCGCATGCCCTCCAAGGACTCCACCATGAAGATTCGCCTGATCGTTGGTGAGCAGGTCGCCACTGCCACCCTCTACGACAACGCCACCGCCCGAGACTTCGCCTCCCTGCTGCCGCTGACCCTGACAATGGAGGACTACGACACCATCGAGCGGGTCTCCAGCCTGCCGCGCAAGCTGTCCACGCAGGGCGCGCCCGAGGGCATGGCGCCCGCAGCCGGCGAACTGACCCACTACGCCCCTTGGGGCAATCTCGCAATCTTCATCAAGCTGCGCTCCTATTCGCGCAGCCTGCTGCCTCTGGGCAAGGTGGACGAAGGCCTGTCCATTCTGTCCCGGCCCGGACCATACATGGTGCACATCGAGCGCGTCGAGCCCTGA